A segment of the Planctomycetia bacterium genome:
ATGCTTGGTCCGCCGGCCCGACGCTTCCGGGCAACAAGATGAGCGGCTTCGGCACGTCGGCGATCACGGTCGACGGAAAGCTCTACGCCTCGGGCATGGAAGGAGGCGTTTATCGCTTGAGCGAAGACGGAAAGTCGTGGGACTCGATCGGTAATCTGAATCAACCGCGATTCTTCCATCGCTTCGTCAACGGCGGCGATCGCTCGTTGCTCGCCATCGCCGGCGCTTCGAAGAAGGGCCATCTCGATTCGATCGAACGGTTCTCCGTTTCCGGAAATGCGAAGTAACTCCTCGCATGACCTCCGAAGAGCCGCCACGCGCCGAAATGTCGCCGAAAGGTGAGACGCCCCCGATTAAGCTATTCCCTTCGGAAGAGCTTTTTCGGGGCGAGAAGATCGTTTGCATCGATCACGAAGGGGCGATCTATCGTCTGCAGATCACTTCGCGCGGCAAGCTGATCTTACAGAAGTAACCCTCGCAGAAGCGAACCGCAGCCTAATCGACCGTGGCCTCGCCGAGGACGCGGCGATAGGCGGCGCGAGCCGTTTCATAAGCCGCGGCTGCGGCTTCTTTTTCGCTGTCACGAGTCAGCTTCACTTTCTGTGCCCAGCACACATCGACGGCATCGAGACACCATTGAGCACTGCGCTTGCTGGCTCGAATCGGCTTGCCGTCGACCTCGACGAACACCGGGTTCGTGTGCGCGGCCGGGAACGTGCGCACCGCAATCCAACTAGATTGGCTCGGCATGTAATCGAACTCGACTTCGTGAACCTTTCCGTCGGCGACGATCGGCTTCGTCTGCACGGACTGGCCGTTGACGATCAACTCGATCGGCACGGTGCGCGTATCGCCGATCCGAGCCCGCTCGACATGCCAATAGGGCTTCTTATCGAGCGGTGTCTCTCGAATCTCTTTGCGCGGTGTTTCTTCCAACAGTGCCGCGGCATTCACACGAACCTTGAGCGACTTGCCGGCCGGAGTCTTCAGCACGCTCGCCCGACCTCCGTCGCCCGACTCTCCGACTCCCAGAGGCTTAGCGCCGTCGGCGGCAACGGTGAAATCGTACAGATGCGTCAGCCCGTCGCTGCAATAGCTCCGTCCGTCGCGAATGCCATCTGCCCAACGATCGTAGTCGAGCGGCTCGTTCGGGCGTAGCTTTACGTAAGCCCGCCCGAGCCCGACCCGATCGCCGTAGATGCAAGGGAAGTCGGTTTCGCCGCTGATGCGCGTCGTCATGCCGCAATTCAACGTGTGATACCAAATGTTCAACTCCCAAATCGCCGGCGTATCGACTGCGGAGATGAAGTCGCAAACGCCGTGCACGGTATCGACGATGTACTCGTTTGCACCGATGCCGTCGAACGGAGGCATTTCATACGTCGGCAGCGACGTTGCCGCGACCTTCAAACCCCAACCGCTATGCGAGTACCCGACGACTCCTCCTTGCTGCTTGCCCCATTGCAGAATCGGCAGATCCCAACTCGGCCATTCTTCGATGGTCGTCGTGTTCGGATAGTCGTCTTCCTTGAGTCGCAAGAGGCAAAGATGACCGGCGTGCGAGCTCGGAAAGCCGGAGACTTCGATATCGTAGCGCATCAGGTTGCCGGGCACCGAAAGCTTGCTCGGACGCCCCTCGAAGAATTGCTTCTGATAATACCAACACGGCCCCCAAGATAAGACGCAACCGACGTTCAGGTCTTCGCCGAGAATATGCCGCATCATGTGTTCCGGCTGAACTCCTTCGGCGGGCGATTCATAATGCGCGCAACCGGCGGCATGAATATGATGATCGCCGGAATACCAACCATAGTCGGTGAGCTTAATCCAGCGCTGCAAGCGAAACGATTCACGATGCTCGGCCGCGTCGGGAACCTCG
Coding sequences within it:
- a CDS encoding CehA/McbA family metallohydrolase, with the protein product MSKAWRSFFLFVFVGFVSELAAAKDVLPTASNIDPQPMKAQATRIVQALELLGAPLTPSQKKAFDAALAEANPQSAVAGVQAVLDPLCLCGVEVNAESRVKVVVGSAPKQLLQHGWSVFLVKVNNEAGVTAPLAVSSPNAMPLHKRSTSAKRPEQTITSQDVENRWLDVSLNTQQPLLAPLSGLKVEYRIVELYSRDSGQREAKLAFDVGQGSQDLGFRSEANILFDCKRAVPVRLDILDDDGTPTVGQFVFRDALGRVYPSRSRRLAPDLFFHDQIYRHSGETVLLPPGKFEALYTRGPEYRILKRTIEVPDAAEHRESFRLQRWIKLTDYGWYSGDHHIHAAGCAHYESPAEGVQPEHMMRHILGEDLNVGCVLSWGPCWYYQKQFFEGRPSKLSVPGNLMRYDIEVSGFPSSHAGHLCLLRLKEDDYPNTTTIEEWPSWDLPILQWGKQQGGVVGYSHSGWGLKVAATSLPTYEMPPFDGIGANEYIVDTVHGVCDFISAVDTPAIWELNIWYHTLNCGMTTRISGETDFPCIYGDRVGLGRAYVKLRPNEPLDYDRWADGIRDGRSYCSDGLTHLYDFTVAADGAKPLGVGESGDGGRASVLKTPAGKSLKVRVNAAALLEETPRKEIRETPLDKKPYWHVERARIGDTRTVPIELIVNGQSVQTKPIVADGKVHEVEFDYMPSQSSWIAVRTFPAAHTNPVFVEVDGKPIRASKRSAQWCLDAVDVCWAQKVKLTRDSEKEAAAAAYETARAAYRRVLGEATVD
- a CDS encoding hemin uptake protein HemP — translated: MTSEEPPRAEMSPKGETPPIKLFPSEELFRGEKIVCIDHEGAIYRLQITSRGKLILQK